A genome region from Clostridium pasteurianum includes the following:
- the tsaD gene encoding tRNA (adenosine(37)-N6)-threonylcarbamoyltransferase complex transferase subunit TsaD, producing MDKDIKILAIESSCDETAAAVVVNGRKVLSNIISSQINIHEKFGGVVPEIASRKHIENIALVVESAMKEANVDFNDIDAVGVTYGPGLVGALLVGLQYAKGLAYSINKPLVGVNHIEGHISANFIQYPELEPPFACLVVSGGHTFIVYMKDYGEFEVLGQTRDDAAGEAFDKVARAIGLGYPGGPKIQEISKKGDPNAIEFPRAKFHDDSLDFSFSGIKSAVLNYLNTMRMQEKEINRADVAASFQKSVVDVLVDNTIKACKIKNIHRIAVAGGVASNSCLRNSMISKGKENKIEVLFPEPILCTDNAAMIGSAAYFEFKKGNIAPLNLNAIPNLKLGER from the coding sequence ATGGATAAGGACATTAAAATACTTGCTATAGAAAGTAGCTGCGATGAAACTGCTGCTGCTGTTGTTGTTAATGGTAGAAAAGTGCTATCAAATATAATATCATCTCAGATAAATATACATGAAAAATTTGGTGGGGTTGTTCCAGAAATTGCATCGCGAAAGCATATTGAAAATATAGCATTAGTTGTAGAGAGTGCCATGAAAGAAGCAAATGTGGATTTTAATGATATTGATGCTGTTGGTGTTACGTATGGTCCTGGGCTTGTGGGAGCATTACTTGTAGGACTTCAATATGCCAAAGGACTTGCTTATTCGATAAATAAACCACTTGTAGGAGTTAATCATATAGAAGGACATATAAGCGCAAATTTTATACAATACCCTGAACTTGAACCACCTTTTGCATGTTTGGTTGTTTCAGGTGGTCACACTTTTATAGTGTATATGAAGGATTATGGTGAATTTGAGGTATTAGGTCAAACCAGGGATGATGCAGCGGGAGAAGCTTTTGATAAAGTTGCTAGGGCAATAGGACTTGGTTACCCAGGTGGACCTAAAATTCAGGAAATATCTAAAAAGGGAGATCCAAATGCAATAGAATTTCCAAGAGCTAAATTTCATGACGATTCCCTTGATTTTTCATTCAGCGGGATAAAATCTGCTGTATTAAATTATTTAAATACTATGAGAATGCAAGAAAAAGAGATAAATAGAGCTGATGTTGCTGCTTCGTTTCAAAAAAGTGTTGTTGATGTTTTAGTTGATAATACTATTAAAGCATGCAAAATTAAAAATATACATAGAATAGCTGTTGCGGGTGGTGTGGCATCAAATAGTTGCCTTAGAAATAGTATGATAAGTAAAGGAAAAGAGAACAAAATAGAAGTTTTATTTCCTGAGCCAATACTTTGTACTGATAATGCAGCTATGATTGGAAGTGCTGCATACTTTGAGTTTAAAAAGGGAAATATAGCGCCATTAAATTTAAATGCAATACCTAATTTGAAGCTTGGTGAAAGATAA
- a CDS encoding RusA family crossover junction endodeoxyribonuclease, protein MKNSYAKIVVSGSPISKSNFKLSNVNGRAILPYNSGKYYDRYAVYEETIAYEARSQNPNTIISESVIAVLKVFYKSEKRHPDTNNITKSIFDGIEKSGIIINDAQVRRIIIEESYDSKNPRFELELFPESKFKMQYSILKKDEEDEPINYDPPSNKKRLKPKILKEKKSPKEDTLVCSICGKSITKDTAIFADKGNTVLCKNCLMKSF, encoded by the coding sequence ATGAAAAATTCTTATGCAAAAATAGTGGTCAGTGGTTCTCCAATATCAAAATCCAATTTTAAATTATCTAATGTAAATGGAAGAGCTATTTTGCCATATAATTCTGGAAAATATTATGATAGATATGCTGTATACGAAGAAACTATAGCTTACGAAGCAAGATCACAAAATCCAAATACAATAATTTCTGAATCTGTCATTGCTGTCTTAAAGGTTTTTTATAAAAGTGAAAAAAGGCATCCGGACACAAATAATATAACTAAAAGCATTTTTGATGGTATAGAAAAAAGTGGAATTATAATAAACGATGCTCAGGTGAGAAGAATAATTATAGAGGAATCTTATGATTCAAAAAATCCTAGATTTGAATTGGAGCTTTTCCCCGAAAGTAAATTTAAAATGCAGTATTCTATACTAAAAAAAGACGAAGAAGATGAACCTATAAATTATGATCCACCTTCCAATAAAAAAAGACTTAAACCTAAAATTTTAAAAGAAAAAAAATCACCAAAAGAAGACACACTAGTTTGCAGTATTTGTGGTAAATCTATAACTAAAGATACTGCTATCTTTGCCGATAAAGGTAATACTGTGCTCTGTAAAAATTGCTTAATGAAGTCATTTTAG
- the aroQ gene encoding type II 3-dehydroquinate dehydratase, which yields MKILVINGPNLNFLGIREKNIYGKNTYEDLCKYVKEEGNKLGIEIETLQSNIEGEIINFLQEAYNKVDGIVINPGAYTHYSIAIYDAIKSISIPTVEVHISNIHTREEYRRKSVTAPACVGQICGFGFYGYIMGIMALKNMLLK from the coding sequence ATGAAGATTCTTGTTATAAATGGACCTAATTTAAACTTCCTAGGAATAAGGGAAAAGAATATATATGGTAAAAATACTTATGAGGATTTATGTAAGTATGTAAAAGAAGAGGGGAATAAGCTTGGAATTGAAATAGAAACTCTTCAAAGCAATATTGAGGGGGAAATAATAAACTTTCTTCAAGAAGCTTATAACAAGGTTGACGGTATAGTGATAAATCCAGGTGCATATACCCATTATAGCATAGCAATATATGATGCTATAAAATCAATAAGTATACCAACAGTTGAGGTACATATAAGTAATATACATACAAGAGAAGAATATAGAAGAAAATCTGTTACTGCACCTGCTTGCGTTGGACAAATTTGTGGATTTGGATTTTATGGATACATTATGGGCATTATGGCTCTTAAAAATATGCTGCTAAAATGA
- a CDS encoding shikimate kinase: MNLVLIGMPGCGKTTIGKLLSKELNMKFYDADDYLEIKNNMRISEMFNIGEDFFRDLESKALEELSYMQNSVISTGGGAVTRERNMIALRKTGKIVFINRPVDKIIEDVDTSNRPLLKEGKDKLFKLYRDRHELYKKNCDFEVLNELIIEETVGNIKCYFERKC; the protein is encoded by the coding sequence ATGAATTTGGTGCTTATAGGCATGCCGGGATGCGGAAAAACCACAATTGGAAAGCTTTTATCAAAAGAATTAAATATGAAATTTTATGATGCAGATGATTATTTAGAAATTAAAAATAACATGAGAATATCTGAAATGTTTAATATAGGTGAGGATTTTTTTAGAGATTTAGAAAGTAAGGCTTTAGAAGAATTGAGTTACATGCAAAACTCTGTTATATCAACAGGTGGTGGAGCAGTTACAAGAGAAAGAAATATGATAGCCTTAAGAAAAACAGGTAAAATTGTATTTATAAACAGGCCTGTTGACAAAATAATAGAAGATGTGGATACGTCCAATAGACCTCTATTGAAGGAAGGAAAAGATAAGCTTTTTAAGCTTTACAGAGATAGACATGAGCTTTATAAAAAAAATTGCGATTTTGAAGTTTTAAATGAACTCATTATAGAGGAAACAGTGGGAAATATAAAATGTTATTTTGAAAGGAAATGTTAG
- the aroE gene encoding shikimate dehydrogenase — translation MKDLNEIRKEIDAVDRNMVELFEKRMKLVMEVAEYKKKNNLPVLDAVREKKVISKNVSFLRNEKFAEPLKEFYTNFIELSKKLEGKEISAEGHEKEFTNIYGLIGEKLGHSYSSDIHKLIMGKIGIKGIYNLFEIPRKKLHQAVDTFEIIKCKGLNVTIPYKVDVMEDLCEVSDEAKKIGAVNTLKFTAKGIMGFNTDYIGFGKMLKKFGVEVKDKTCMVLGSGGAAKAVIQYLKDSDAKKIYIVSRNPERVRDAYKDFDVINYKELESKSGDVIINCTPKGMYPKVDESPVNKSTIAKYSAAVDLIYNPVETLFLKYAKDAGITAVNGLYMLVSQAISSEEIWNDISIEDSVADEIFNIIEKKVKP, via the coding sequence ATGAAAGATCTTAATGAAATAAGAAAAGAAATAGATGCTGTTGATAGGAATATGGTAGAGCTTTTTGAAAAAAGAATGAAACTTGTTATGGAAGTTGCTGAATATAAGAAGAAAAATAATCTTCCTGTACTTGATGCAGTACGTGAAAAAAAGGTAATAAGCAAAAATGTATCTTTTTTAAGGAATGAAAAGTTTGCCGAACCCCTTAAAGAATTTTATACTAATTTTATTGAGCTCAGTAAAAAATTAGAGGGAAAAGAGATTTCAGCTGAAGGTCATGAAAAAGAATTTACGAACATTTATGGACTTATAGGAGAAAAGCTTGGACACAGCTATTCTTCAGATATTCATAAGCTTATAATGGGTAAAATAGGTATTAAGGGAATATATAATTTATTTGAGATTCCTAGAAAAAAACTGCATCAAGCAGTGGACACCTTTGAAATTATAAAATGCAAGGGTCTCAATGTTACCATACCCTATAAAGTTGATGTTATGGAAGACTTATGTGAAGTTTCCGATGAAGCTAAAAAGATAGGTGCAGTAAATACCTTGAAATTTACTGCAAAAGGTATAATGGGATTTAATACAGATTATATTGGGTTTGGAAAGATGCTCAAAAAATTTGGTGTTGAAGTTAAGGATAAAACCTGTATGGTTCTTGGAAGTGGTGGAGCTGCTAAGGCAGTAATACAGTACTTAAAAGATAGTGATGCTAAAAAAATATATATTGTTAGCAGAAATCCTGAAAGAGTAAGGGATGCTTATAAAGATTTTGATGTCATAAATTATAAAGAACTTGAAAGTAAAAGTGGAGATGTAATCATAAACTGTACTCCTAAGGGCATGTATCCTAAAGTAGATGAATCACCTGTTAATAAAAGCACTATAGCTAAATATTCTGCTGCTGTAGATTTGATATACAATCCAGTTGAAACCCTATTTCTAAAATATGCTAAGGATGCAGGTATAACAGCAGTAAATGGTTTATATATGCTAGTGAGTCAGGCTATATCTTCAGAGGAAATATGGAATGATATTTCTATAGAGGATAGTGTAGCTGACGAAATCTTTAATATTATTGAAAAGAAGGTTAAACCATGA
- the aroC gene encoding chorismate synthase has product MSGTWGNKVQLSIFGESHGKAIGIVIDGLEPGIELDLDFINREMERRAPGRNKYSTQRNEKDSFEIVSGFFNGKTTGTPMCALIWNGNQHSKDYSKLKDVARPGHADYTGFVKYKGFNDYRGGGHFSGRITAPLVFAGAVAKQILRKKNIIIGSHILSIKNTKEEYFDKVNIDGETLTKLTEKKFPVLDDKVGEEMKKVILEAKNNLDSVGGIIECCILNLPTGKGDPFFDSCESTLSHMLFSIPAVKGVEFGEGFNITKMNGSQANDDFYVEDGNVKTYSNNNGGILGGITSGMPLVFRTAFKPTPSIYKPQKTINMKTKENTEISIEGRHDPCIVLRAVPVVEAAAALAVLDIILR; this is encoded by the coding sequence GTGAGTGGAACATGGGGCAATAAAGTACAGTTATCTATTTTTGGAGAATCTCATGGAAAGGCTATTGGCATAGTAATTGATGGCTTAGAGCCTGGAATAGAGCTTGATCTTGATTTTATAAATAGGGAAATGGAAAGAAGAGCACCAGGAAGAAATAAGTATTCAACTCAGAGAAACGAAAAGGATAGTTTTGAGATTGTGAGCGGCTTCTTTAACGGAAAAACTACAGGAACTCCTATGTGTGCACTTATATGGAATGGCAATCAGCATTCTAAAGATTACTCAAAGCTAAAGGATGTTGCAAGGCCAGGTCATGCTGATTACACTGGATTTGTAAAATATAAAGGTTTTAATGATTATAGAGGCGGTGGCCATTTTTCAGGTAGAATTACAGCACCACTTGTTTTTGCAGGAGCTGTAGCAAAACAAATATTAAGAAAGAAAAATATAATAATTGGAAGTCATATTTTAAGTATTAAGAATACTAAAGAAGAATATTTTGATAAGGTTAATATAGATGGAGAAACTCTTACAAAATTAACTGAGAAAAAGTTTCCTGTTTTAGATGATAAAGTTGGAGAGGAAATGAAAAAGGTTATATTAGAAGCTAAAAATAATCTAGATTCTGTTGGAGGAATTATTGAATGCTGCATTTTAAACCTTCCGACAGGAAAGGGTGATCCTTTTTTCGATTCTTGTGAGAGTACTTTAAGTCATATGCTTTTTTCCATTCCAGCTGTAAAAGGTGTGGAATTTGGTGAAGGATTTAATATAACTAAGATGAATGGCTCACAGGCAAATGATGATTTTTATGTTGAAGACGGAAATGTAAAAACATATTCAAACAATAATGGTGGAATTTTAGGTGGAATAACAAGTGGAATGCCTCTTGTATTCAGAACTGCGTTTAAACCAACGCCATCTATTTATAAGCCTCAAAAGACTATAAATATGAAGACTAAAGAGAATACTGAAATAAGCATTGAAGGAAGACATGATCCGTGCATTGTTTTGAGAGCTGTGCCTGTAGTAGAAGCTGCAGCGGCACTTGCTGTATTAGATATTATTTTGAGGTGA
- the aroA gene encoding 3-phosphoshikimate 1-carboxyvinyltransferase: MKCVKINPCTLKGDIKIPPSKSLAHRAIICASLCEQESIIDNVSYSKDIKATCSGMSKLGALIISSDEGKKLKIKGQHSDSEEKVWIDCSESGSTVRFLIPIALIKKRDTVFEGHGKLAYRPLKTYFDIFDEQKIKYEHPEDRVLPLEINGKLKAGEFNIPGNISSQFISGLMFSLPFLDGDSTINITTNLESVGYIDMTLDMLKRFGIEIENNDYKSFNIKGNQRGKAVNYKVEGDFSQAAFWMSAGVLNGNINCKNLDFSSLQGDKIIVDILEKMEGNISRQNFNAKKSITHGITIDASQCPDLVPILAVVGALSEGTTKIINAARLRIKESDRLKAMATELNKLGADVTELEDGLIINGKKTLKGGIVESWNDHRIAMALGIAALKCEEAVTINGSQCVSKSYPEFWQDFKKLGGDICEWNMGQ; this comes from the coding sequence TTGAAGTGTGTTAAAATAAATCCATGTACATTAAAGGGAGATATAAAGATACCACCATCAAAGAGTTTAGCGCATAGAGCTATAATATGTGCATCTCTTTGTGAACAAGAAAGTATTATAGATAATGTGAGCTATTCCAAAGATATAAAGGCTACATGCAGTGGAATGAGTAAATTGGGGGCTTTAATAATATCGTCAGATGAAGGTAAAAAATTAAAAATAAAGGGACAGCATAGCGATTCTGAAGAAAAAGTATGGATAGATTGCAGTGAGTCAGGTTCTACTGTTAGATTTTTAATTCCAATAGCACTTATAAAGAAAAGAGATACTGTTTTTGAAGGACACGGTAAGTTAGCGTATAGACCATTAAAAACATATTTTGATATATTTGATGAACAAAAAATAAAGTATGAGCATCCAGAGGATAGAGTACTTCCACTTGAAATTAATGGAAAGTTAAAGGCTGGAGAGTTTAATATTCCGGGAAATATTAGTTCTCAGTTTATAAGTGGTCTCATGTTTTCACTGCCATTTTTAGATGGTGATTCGACAATTAACATAACAACTAATTTAGAATCTGTAGGCTACATAGATATGACTCTTGATATGCTAAAAAGATTTGGTATAGAAATAGAAAACAATGATTATAAAAGTTTTAACATAAAAGGTAATCAGAGAGGTAAAGCTGTAAATTATAAGGTGGAAGGGGATTTTTCACAGGCGGCTTTTTGGATGTCAGCAGGTGTTTTAAATGGAAATATAAATTGTAAGAACTTAGATTTTAGTTCTCTTCAGGGAGATAAAATTATAGTTGATATCTTAGAAAAAATGGAAGGTAATATAAGTAGGCAGAATTTTAATGCTAAAAAATCCATTACTCATGGAATTACTATAGATGCATCTCAGTGTCCAGATTTAGTTCCTATTTTAGCTGTAGTTGGGGCGCTAAGCGAAGGAACTACGAAGATAATTAATGCAGCAAGACTTAGAATAAAAGAGTCAGATAGATTAAAAGCCATGGCGACAGAACTCAATAAATTGGGGGCAGATGTAACCGAATTAGAGGATGGACTTATAATTAATGGGAAGAAAACATTAAAGGGCGGTATTGTTGAAAGTTGGAATGATCATAGAATAGCTATGGCTCTTGGAATTGCGGCGCTTAAATGTGAGGAAGCTGTAACTATAAATGGAAGCCAATGCGTTTCTAAGTCGTACCCTGAGTTCTGGCAGGATTTTAAAAAGTTAGGAGGCGATATATGTGAGTGGAACATGGGGCAATAA
- the aroB gene encoding 3-dehydroquinate synthase: MKILNMNLGENSYSIFIEKGIMNSLGERISEIYSGEKIVLITDTNVDKFYGEKIQKNIEKSGFHVFKIVVKAGEKSKCIKTLTDIYSKLSEFKLTRSDLIITLGGGVVGDLGGFAAATYLRGVPYIQIPTSLLAQIDSSIGGKVAVDLDTGKNLVGNFYQPKAVYIDPLCLKTLSDKFFHDGMGEVIKYGAIRDKELFNKLAGFKDDAELMENIDYVIHTCCSIKKQVVENDEKDNGERMILNFGHTIGHAVEEFFHYDKYTHGACVAYGMYAITKNSEKLGITKEGTTQKLREVIEKYKLSCDVEGLQNEKIYEIAALDKKSRGNFINLILLNDIGGCFIKKIEKSEASKYLRVV, from the coding sequence TTGAAAATTTTAAATATGAATTTAGGTGAAAATAGCTATAGTATTTTTATTGAAAAAGGTATAATGAACAGTTTAGGTGAAAGAATTTCAGAAATTTATTCTGGAGAGAAAATAGTTTTAATAACTGATACTAATGTGGATAAATTTTATGGAGAAAAAATTCAAAAGAATATTGAAAAAAGCGGTTTTCATGTATTTAAGATAGTTGTAAAAGCTGGAGAGAAGAGTAAGTGCATAAAAACTTTAACAGATATATATTCTAAACTTTCTGAATTTAAGCTAACAAGAAGTGATCTTATAATTACACTTGGCGGTGGGGTCGTGGGAGATTTAGGAGGCTTTGCAGCAGCTACTTATTTGAGAGGTGTTCCGTACATTCAAATTCCAACTTCGCTTTTAGCTCAAATTGACAGCAGTATTGGAGGCAAAGTTGCTGTTGATCTAGATACAGGTAAAAATCTTGTTGGAAATTTCTATCAACCTAAGGCTGTGTATATAGATCCGTTATGTTTAAAAACCTTAAGTGATAAATTTTTTCATGATGGTATGGGAGAAGTTATAAAATATGGGGCTATACGTGATAAAGAGTTATTTAATAAGCTAGCAGGATTTAAAGATGATGCAGAACTTATGGAGAATATAGATTATGTTATACATACCTGCTGCAGTATTAAAAAGCAAGTTGTTGAAAATGATGAAAAGGACAACGGCGAGAGGATGATACTTAATTTTGGGCATACTATAGGTCATGCAGTAGAGGAATTTTTCCACTATGATAAATATACTCATGGGGCATGTGTTGCATATGGCATGTATGCTATAACTAAAAATAGTGAGAAGCTTGGAATTACAAAGGAGGGTACTACTCAAAAATTAAGAGAAGTAATTGAAAAATATAAATTAAGTTGTGATGTAGAGGGACTTCAAAATGAAAAAATTTATGAAATAGCAGCACTTGATAAAAAGAGTAGAGGAAACTTTATAAATTTGATTCTTTTAAATGATATAGGCGGCTGTTTTATAAAGAAAATAGAAAAAAGTGAAGCTAGTAAATATCTTCGGGTAGTTTGA
- a CDS encoding prephenate dehydrogenase yields the protein MDDGDFKINLTIVGLGLIGGSYAMAFRKVNKGRIWAIDLNENTLKKAAKKDIIDEGYSMNNAYIPLKKSDIVIIAIYPEALIEFVKSNVSNFKKGSIITDVLGIKGKNIDYIQNILGNDAEFLGGHPMAGKELSGFDNADGAIFKNANYILTPTSKNKRETIDAMRKFVRAIGFKDITEVTPERHDEIIALTSQLPHVIAVSLMNSSYVDSSIKHFIGGSFRDATRVARINPDLWCQLFTKNKDNLLKVINDFEDSIDELKKAIEEGHTDNIKRILEKASSKKDGII from the coding sequence ATGGATGATGGAGACTTTAAGATTAATTTAACTATTGTTGGACTTGGGCTTATAGGTGGTTCCTATGCCATGGCATTTAGAAAAGTGAACAAAGGTAGGATATGGGCAATTGATTTAAATGAAAATACCCTAAAAAAAGCAGCTAAAAAGGATATAATAGATGAGGGATACAGCATGAATAATGCGTATATCCCTCTTAAAAAATCAGATATTGTTATAATAGCTATATATCCTGAAGCATTGATAGAGTTTGTAAAATCCAATGTGAGCAATTTTAAAAAAGGTTCTATAATTACAGATGTACTTGGTATAAAGGGAAAAAATATAGACTATATACAGAATATTTTGGGAAATGATGCTGAATTTTTGGGTGGGCATCCTATGGCAGGAAAGGAATTAAGCGGATTTGATAATGCTGATGGGGCAATATTTAAGAATGCAAATTATATCTTAACTCCTACATCTAAAAATAAGAGAGAAACTATAGATGCTATGAGGAAATTTGTAAGGGCTATTGGATTTAAAGACATTACAGAAGTTACACCTGAAAGGCATGATGAGATAATTGCACTTACAAGTCAACTTCCGCATGTTATAGCTGTTTCTCTTATGAACTCCAGTTATGTAGATAGCAGCATAAAACATTTTATTGGAGGAAGTTTTAGGGATGCTACAAGAGTTGCAAGAATTAATCCTGACTTATGGTGTCAGCTTTTTACGAAGAATAAAGATAATCTTCTTAAGGTAATAAATGATTTTGAAGATAGTATAGATGAACTAAAAAAAGCTATAGAAGAAGGGCATACGGATAATATTAAAAGAATTTTAGAAAAGGCCTCTTCAAAAAAGGATGGGATAATTTGA
- the aroF gene encoding 3-deoxy-7-phosphoheptulonate synthase produces MVVILKQDTEKSEITKIKDFIEKEGCQTTISHGHDYIVIGVIGDTSRVNVERIQARESVEKVVRVQEPYKKAGRHFHPKDTIIDVNGNKIGGKRLAVIAGPCSVESEEQIVEIAKRVKQSGANFLRGGAFKPRTSPYSFQGLELEGLELLKIAKKETGLPIVTEIMSTDFVDKFVEDVDVIQVGARNMQNFTLLKELGKTNKPILLKRGLCATIEEFLMAAEYIMSEGNENVILCERGIRTFETYTRNTLDLSVVPAIKKLSHLPIIIDPSHAAGMWWMVEPLAKAATAVGADGLMIEVHNDPANAKSDGQQSIKPDKFDEVMKKVRAIAEIEGREI; encoded by the coding sequence ATGGTAGTTATATTGAAACAAGATACTGAAAAATCAGAAATTACAAAAATTAAGGATTTCATAGAAAAAGAGGGTTGTCAAACAACTATATCACATGGTCATGATTATATTGTTATAGGGGTAATAGGAGACACAAGTAGAGTTAATGTAGAAAGAATTCAGGCACGTGAAAGTGTAGAAAAAGTTGTAAGAGTTCAAGAACCATACAAGAAGGCAGGAAGACATTTCCATCCTAAGGATACAATAATTGATGTTAATGGAAATAAAATAGGTGGAAAAAGGCTTGCAGTTATAGCAGGACCTTGTTCAGTAGAAAGTGAAGAACAAATAGTCGAAATAGCTAAAAGAGTAAAACAAAGTGGGGCAAATTTCTTAAGAGGTGGTGCTTTTAAGCCTAGAACTTCACCATATAGTTTTCAGGGGTTAGAACTTGAAGGATTAGAACTTCTTAAAATTGCAAAAAAGGAAACAGGACTTCCTATAGTTACAGAAATTATGAGTACAGATTTTGTTGATAAATTTGTAGAGGATGTTGATGTCATTCAGGTTGGGGCAAGAAACATGCAGAACTTCACGCTTTTAAAGGAACTTGGTAAAACTAATAAACCTATTCTTTTAAAGAGAGGATTATGTGCAACAATTGAAGAATTCTTAATGGCGGCTGAGTACATAATGTCAGAAGGAAATGAAAATGTAATACTTTGTGAAAGAGGAATAAGAACTTTTGAAACTTACACTAGAAATACACTTGATTTAAGTGTTGTACCAGCAATAAAGAAATTAAGTCATTTACCTATAATTATTGATCCTAGCCATGCTGCTGGAATGTGGTGGATGGTTGAACCTTTAGCTAAAGCTGCAACAGCAGTTGGGGCAGATGGTCTTATGATAGAAGTTCATAATGATCCTGCTAATGCTAAGAGTGATGGACAACAGTCAATAAAGCCTGATAAATTTGATGAAGTTATGAAGAAAGTTAGAGCGATTGCAGAAATAGAAGGAAGAGAAATATAG
- a CDS encoding YibE/F family protein — translation MSILQLKSKIVSYKYKSKKNITLFIIIITACILGIYFVNSNETLYQKSIAKISSISETNFYSRTSDGKYESMKKQHITAVIMNGTYIGKKVKLENTVSYSGVNNINFKTNDEVFISTPKIKGKTISSKILDLKRDTYVLYIILIFILFMIIIGGIKGIRSIGSVLVNILIYFSVIELFLHNFNLIFIFITSALLFTLLSLFIVGGVNRKTISAVISTLTGTTITIIIALLTIKINNARGVRFEELEFLTHPPEKIFYIELLIGTLGAVMDIAISISSAINELYTKNPSIKKSSLIKSGFEIGKDIMGTMSNTMLFAYISGSIPMILLLLRNRIPVYNILSENLSLEIIRALTGSIGIVISIPISIFISIELLKHKLTGGLRKS, via the coding sequence ATGTCAATTTTACAATTAAAATCAAAAATAGTCTCATACAAATATAAGAGCAAAAAAAATATCACTTTATTTATAATTATAATTACTGCCTGTATACTTGGCATATATTTTGTAAATTCAAATGAAACTTTATACCAAAAATCAATTGCTAAAATATCATCCATATCTGAAACTAATTTTTATTCTAGAACTTCTGATGGAAAATATGAAAGCATGAAAAAGCAACATATAACTGCCGTAATTATGAATGGCACCTATATAGGTAAAAAAGTAAAACTTGAAAATACAGTTTCCTACTCTGGTGTAAACAACATAAATTTCAAAACGAATGATGAAGTCTTTATATCTACACCTAAAATCAAAGGAAAAACCATTTCTTCAAAAATACTTGATCTTAAGCGTGATACCTACGTTTTATACATAATATTAATATTTATACTATTTATGATAATCATAGGTGGAATAAAAGGAATTCGCTCAATAGGAAGTGTACTCGTTAATATACTAATATATTTCTCCGTAATTGAACTTTTTTTACACAATTTCAATTTAATATTTATATTTATAACCTCTGCCTTACTCTTTACGCTTTTGTCATTATTTATTGTAGGAGGAGTAAATAGAAAAACTATTTCTGCGGTAATAAGTACTTTAACTGGAACCACAATAACAATAATAATAGCTTTATTAACTATAAAAATAAATAACGCCAGAGGTGTACGTTTCGAAGAATTAGAATTCTTAACCCATCCTCCAGAAAAAATATTTTATATAGAACTTTTAATAGGAACCCTAGGTGCTGTTATGGATATTGCAATTTCAATTTCTTCAGCAATAAATGAGCTCTATACTAAAAATCCTTCTATAAAGAAAAGTTCGCTCATAAAATCAGGATTTGAAATAGGGAAAGATATTATGGGGACTATGTCCAATACTATGCTCTTTGCTTATATCAGTGGAAGTATACCAATGATACTGCTTTTGCTTAGAAATAGGATTCCAGTTTATAACATACTAAGTGAGAATTTATCACTTGAAATAATCCGTGCCCTTACTGGAAGTATTGGCATAGTAATAAGCATACCAATATCCATATTCATCTCAATAGAACTTTTAAAACATAAATTGACTGGAGGGCTTAGAAAATCATGA